Part of the Candidatus Hydrogenedentota bacterium genome is shown below.
TGCGTGAGGATGGCGTTCGCCGTGTCTTTCAGCGCATCCGTCGCGGCGACCATGTCCGCCCCGAATCTGGGATGGGCCTGAAGGAGCGCCCACTCGTCATACGTGAGCATCTCCTTCTTGAAGCGGACGTCCACCGGCACCTTGAGCATTCCGATGCCGCGGAGGAGTGACGCGCGGGTCAGGGTGAGGTGCTCTTCGGGGGGCAGCTTAAGCGCGGCGGCAAACCGCGAGGCGTGTTCCTGCACGCGTTTCGACGTTCCCGGCGCCACGCCCTCCTGCGAGTCCACGACGTCGGCGATGAGGTACAGCAACTCATCGTACCGTTTTGCCAGTCCAATCGCGGCTTCGAGCACGTCCTTGGGCTCCTGCTTGGCGGTCGGCGCAATGAGCCCCACCGACGCCGGCGGAAGCGGCGAACCAGGCAGGACCTGAACGAACTGGCTCTCGGGATCCTTGTCTGCCTTGGATATCTTGCTGAAGTATTTCTCATCCCCCGTCACAATCGCGATGCGTCGCAACATGATGTTCGGTTCCTTCCCTAGGTTATGTCCCCGTCTGCAGTACGCTCATCCTACGACATGGCCGTTTGCCGAGTCCAGTCGATGAAGCTATTCCTGAGAGTCGCGCGATGTGCTCTGAAAACCTTCCGGTTTGCTCCTCCCGGAAATGCGCCGGATTTCCGATTCATGGACTGGGCCCCCAGTTCCCTGCGCGAGATGAGTGTTTCCGCATGCTCGCCTGGAGCTTTCCGCGGGGAGCCTGTGGAACGCGGCTCATTTCTCCTGGAGCGGCTTGGCGAATATGCCCAGGTGGTTTGCGCTAACTCGTTCATTTCCAGGCAGATGCTGGTGAATTGGCCGGTTGACTACTTTTGCGTCACCGTTGCCGGCATCAAACACGAGTGTGGTCGAGCCGCCGCCATCCAGGTTAAGGGCTTCGTACGCGCCCAGCGCTCTGAGCATGGCTGCGGTGTCGGAAGTAGAGGCGCCGAGGCTATAGCCGGGTTGGCGGCCATCTATGACCAGAAGGTACAGNNNNNNNNNNNNNNNNNNNNNNNNNNNNNNNNNNNNNNNNNNNNNNNNNNNNNNNNNNNNNNNNNNNNNNNNNNNNNNNNNNNNNNNNNNNNNNNNNNNNGCATTTATGGCAACCTGGCACCCGTACTTCTTGAGAAACGTCGTGGTCTTCAAGCCGTCGGTTTCTCTGTCGTGTTCTCCATTTTGAGGGGTGACGAAGAAACGCACGTCCGGGTCTTTGAGGTCAATTCGGACAGCGTAGGCGGACAGCGGCTCGGGCGTCTCTTGGGTCAGGCTCAGGGTGTCAATGCCCTTGAAGAGCGGCTGCCAGGCATGGGTTGGCTCTTCGGCGGCCGGGACCGGACGCATCCAGACCAAAAACAGAACAACGAGCACAGCCAACGCCACAAGAGGCCCGGCCTGGCGCCGTACCAGGGAGGAGGGAGGCAGTACTGTCTGTTTTGGCTTCATTATCGCCAGACCTTCTTGCCGCCGTTTAACCACGCAGACCAAAAAACGGGCATGTTTGGGCTAAGCGCTCCTTCTACAGGGCATTGGCTCCGTCGAGACACAATCCCTGTTGCTGCGGCAGAGTTTCCCCCCGCAGTCCAATTGCTCAACGGCTATGCCCTGACACGAAACAACCGGCGATTGCCTTGAGGGAACCGTCGGTTGTTTCGGGGCGTAAGTTATTGTGTTGACGCGAGTTCAGGAGGAACTTCTTCGCCCAGTTCGTAGACCTTCACCCACATTAACCCATTGGATGGGTGAAGTTTACGCATTGCCGCTTTCGACAGGTCGATCACGCGACGCCGCACGTAGGGGCCACGGTCGTTCAGTTTGACGACGACGGACCGGCCGTTTGCAGCCACCACCAGATAATAGTGCCCAAATTCACCTTCCCGCATAGCGCACGTCAACGCGCTGTCTTGCATCCGTTCGCCCGATGCCGTCACCGCGCTGCTGCTGGCCACCGTATAGTACGAGGCCATGCCTTCGACGAAAGGTGCTGGCGGTTGTTGCGAAAGTAACATAAGCGCAACAAGCTCAAACATTTGGGAGATCTCCTCTTGCTTGTTGGCGCAATACCCCGCCTCTGAAGACATGGCTCGACACGCTGCATTAGCGGTCTTCCGCCATTCAAATTGCGTTCTCTTACTGTGGGGGGACCGGCGCGATGTTTGCCCTTGGAAATCACCGCATAGCGTGCCGGCCAATATGCGCCAACGCCTGCAAAATTCATCCTCTCAAATCGGTAGTCTACACAAACTGGCGCCTGAGCGCAACATTTTATTAGCTTCTTTTTGGGGTCTGTTTCTGGACCCCCAAAACAGCCCCCGGAGGCGCGCAGCCGTCTGAAAGGCGTCTTCGGTTCATCAGGGGGGCGTTCAGAGGGCCGTCTCGGGCACGTTCGCGAGGTACCTGCGCAGATGTTCCATGCCGGTAATTGCCGCCCGCAGTTGCTGGATATCGCCCAGAGAGGAGAACCGAAGTTCCCATTGGCGGATGTCGCCCGGCGCCAGGAACAGGGCGATTGCACTTCCCGGGGACTCGCAGGGCACGCTGGCAAATGCGCAATCGGCGCCGAATTGGCGTCTGGCTTCTTCTGCCAGTTCGCGGGCGCGCCGTGCGGCATCGTCCGCCTCGGCCGGTGCTTCGGGGACAACCATGGCGCCGGCAAACGAGGCGGCGCCCACGAGAGACATCCGCTGGGCAATTATGCCGCCCGTGTGAGTCTCGGCGATGGCAAGACGCCACTCCCGGGACTTGAGCATCGTATCGATGGCGCCTTCCAGCGTCTCTTCATCCACGCCCATGATGAGGCCCGGCAGCAGCTCGCGGACCCGCGCGTCCATTTCGTCGATAAGGGTTGTTGCCTGGTCCTTTGTATCCGCACGTGCGGCAATTCGTATTCTCACCGCCTCGGGCGATGCCAGGAGCCCAACGGTAGGATTCGCGGAATCACGGATGAGATGGCCGATGGCGCTGTCGATGGCCGACTCGCCCACGCCACAAACCTTGAGGACGCGGTAATGAACTAAACCCTTTAACGAAAAGCGCTTACGTAGAAAAGGGAGCACCTTGTCACACAGCATGGGATGGAGTTCACGGGGAACACCTGGCATGGCGATGACGATGCCGCGCGCGTCCTCGACCAGCAGCCCCGGGGCCGTGCCATGGGGGTTTTCGATGGGCGTGGCGCCTCTGGGCACCTGCGCCTGTTTCAGGTTGTTGGTCGTGGGGCGGCGTCCAATGCGCCGGAAACGGGCCTCGAGCTGTTCAACAAGGTCTTGGCGCAATTCCAGGGGGCTCGCAAAAACTTCGGCGATGCATTCCCGAGTGATGTCGTCCTCTGTGGGGCCGAGTCCGCCGGAGGTAAGCACGACGTCGGCCCGTTCAAGGGCGGCCGTGAGGGCCTGCAC
Proteins encoded:
- a CDS encoding HD domain-containing phosphohydrolase produces the protein MLRRIAIVTGDEKYFSKISKADKDPESQFVQVLPGSPLPPASVGLIAPTAKQEPKDVLEAAIGLAKRYDELLYLIADVVDSQEGVAPGTSKRVQEHASRFAAALKLPPEEHLTLTRASLLRGIGMLKVPVDVRFKKEMLTYDEWALLQAHPRFGADMVAATDALKDTANAILTHHECYDGTGYPQGMEAEHIPRLGRIMKILDVYCAMTSARHYREGHATHKQAIEHLKSERGKHFDPELVDVFIKKEVG
- a CDS encoding phosphodiester glycosidase family protein, whose product is LYLLVIDGRQPGYSLGASTSDTAAMLRALGAYEALNLDGGGSTTLVFDAGNGDAKVVNRPIHQHLPGNERVSANHLGIFAKPLQEK
- a CDS encoding septal ring lytic transglycosylase RlpA family protein gives rise to the protein MFELVALMLLSQQPPAPFVEGMASYYTVASSSAVTASGERMQDSALTCAMREGEFGHYYLVVAANGRSVVVKLNDRGPYVRRRVIDLSKAAMRKLHPSNGLMWVKVYELGEEVPPELASTQ
- a CDS encoding CinA family nicotinamide mononucleotide deamidase-related protein; protein product: MQAEIIMIGTELLLGQIVDTNAAFMGRLLAENGINLYQKTTVGDNPKRIVQALTAALERADVVLTSGGLGPTEDDITRECIAEVFASPLELRQDLVEQLEARFRRIGRRPTTNNLKQAQVPRGATPIENPHGTAPGLLVEDARGIVIAMPGVPRELHPMLCDKVLPFLRKRFSLKGLVHYRVLKVCGVGESAIDSAIGHLIRDSANPTVGLLASPEAVRIRIAARADTKDQATTLIDEMDARVRELLPGLIMGVDEETLEGAIDTMLKSREWRLAIAETHTGGIIAQRMSLVGAASFAGAMVVPEAPAEADDAARRARELAEEARRQFGADCAFASVPCESPGSAIALFLAPGDIRQWELRFSSLGDIQQLRAAITGMEHLRRYLANVPETAL